AATAACCATATAAAGCAGACACCATTATtacttctattttacagatgagtgaTGGGGAAAGAGCTTTTGGAAGTTTGAGTTACTTCCTTATGGTCATGCAACTAAGTAAGTGTCTGAGACTACAGAATCTGAATTATTTCCCACTATGCAGTGTTTTGTCTGGTTTGTTTCCCTATCTGTCACCCTCACATGAAACATAATAGACCTCAATAAAATAGTTGTTAAGTGAATGACTGAATGGTCATAGCTATTCTGTAAATGTTTCTTGAgtgaatttatttatatagtcagaggaaaatgaataatggtttctttttctctttagcaGGAATTTGACCCTCTAGGGCATGAATACTGTGCTGTTCAGTTCTGAGCTGTGCTAGCAGTACCCTTCAAAGGAAGAGCAATGGCTGCAGCAGCAGCTTCTCACCTGAACCTGGATGCCCTCCGGGAAGTGCTAGAATGCCCCATCTGCATGGAGTCCTTCACAGAAGAGCAGCTGCGTCCCAAGCTCCTGCACTGTGGCCATACCATCTGCCGCCAGTGCCTGGAGAAGCTATTGGCCAGTAGCATCAATGGTGTCCGCTGTCCCTTTTGCAGCAAGATTACCCGCATAACCAGCTTGACCCAGCTGACAGACAATCTGACAGTGCTAAAGATCATTGATACAGCTGGGCTTAGTGAGGCTGTGGGGCTGCTCATGTGTCGGTCCTGTGGGCGGCGTCTGCCCCGGCAATTCTGCCGGAGCTGTGGTTTGGTGTTATGTGAGCCCTGCCGGGAGGCAGACCATCAGCCTCCTGGCCACTGTACACTCCCTGTCAAAGAAGCAGCTGAGGAGCGGCGTCGGGACTTTGGAGAGAAGTTAACTCGTCTGCGGGAACTTATGGGGGAGCTGCAGCGGCGGAAGGCAGCCTTGGAAGGTGTCTCCAAGGACCTTCAGGCAAGGTATAAAGCAGTTCTCCAGGAGTATGGGCACGAGGAGCGCAGGGTCCAGGATGAGCTGGCTCGCTCTCGGAAGTTCTTCACAGGCTCTTTGGCTGAAGTTGAGAAGTCCAATAGTCAAGTGGTAGAGGAGCAGAGTTACCTACTTAACATTGCAGAGGTGCAGGCTGTGTCTCGCTGTGACTACTTCCTGGCCAAGATCAAGCAGGCAGATGTAGCACTACTGGAGGAGACAGCTGATGAGGAGGAGCCAGAGCTCACTGCCAGCTTGCCTCGGGAGCTCACCCTGCAAGATGTGGAGCTCCTTAAGGTAGGTCATGTTGGCCCCCTCCAAATTGGGCAAGCTGTTAAGAAGCCCCGGACAGTTAACATGGAAGATTCCTGGGCCATGGAGGCCGCAGCCTCTGCTGCCTCTACCTCTGTTACTTTTAGAGAGATGGACATGAGCCCAGAGGAAGTGGTTGCCAGCCCTAGGGCCTCACCTGCTAAACAGCGGGGTCCTGAGGCAGCCTCCAATATCCAGCAGTGCCTCTTTCTCAAGAAGATGGGGGCCAAAGGCAGCACTCCAGGAATGTTCAATCTTCCAGTCAGTCTCTACGTGACCAGTCAAGGTGAAGTGCTAGTCGCTGACCGTGGTAACTATCGTATACAAGTCTTTACCCGCAAAGGCTTTTTGAAGGAAATCCGCCGCAGCCCCAGTGGCATTGATAGCTTTGTACTAAGCTTCCTTGGGGCAGATCTACCCAACCTCACTCCTCTCTCAGTGGCAATGAACTGCCAGGGGCTGATTGGTGTGACTGACAGCT
The nucleotide sequence above comes from Nomascus leucogenys isolate Asia chromosome 8, Asia_NLE_v1, whole genome shotgun sequence. Encoded proteins:
- the TRIM32 gene encoding E3 ubiquitin-protein ligase TRIM32 gives rise to the protein MAAAAASHLNLDALREVLECPICMESFTEEQLRPKLLHCGHTICRQCLEKLLASSINGVRCPFCSKITRITSLTQLTDNLTVLKIIDTAGLSEAVGLLMCRSCGRRLPRQFCRSCGLVLCEPCREADHQPPGHCTLPVKEAAEERRRDFGEKLTRLRELMGELQRRKAALEGVSKDLQARYKAVLQEYGHEERRVQDELARSRKFFTGSLAEVEKSNSQVVEEQSYLLNIAEVQAVSRCDYFLAKIKQADVALLEETADEEEPELTASLPRELTLQDVELLKVGHVGPLQIGQAVKKPRTVNMEDSWAMEAAASAASTSVTFREMDMSPEEVVASPRASPAKQRGPEAASNIQQCLFLKKMGAKGSTPGMFNLPVSLYVTSQGEVLVADRGNYRIQVFTRKGFLKEIRRSPSGIDSFVLSFLGADLPNLTPLSVAMNCQGLIGVTDSYDNSLKVYTLDGHCVACHRSQLSKPWGITALPSGQFVVTDVEGGKLWCFTVDRGSGVVKYTCLCSAVRPKFVTCDAEGTVYFTQGLGLNLENRQNEHHLEGGFSIGSVGPDGQLGRQISHFFSENEDFRCIAGMCVDARGDLIVADSSRKEILHFPKGGGYSVLIREGLTCPVGIALTPKGQLLVLDCWDHCIKIYSYHLRRYSTP